A stretch of Phragmites australis chromosome 12, lpPhrAust1.1, whole genome shotgun sequence DNA encodes these proteins:
- the LOC133887497 gene encoding uncharacterized protein LOC133887497 isoform X3, producing the protein MAAADDVAPRAASAYLDPTYWDQRFGKEEHYEWFKDFSHFRHLLAPLLSPSVSVLEVGCGNSRLGEELLREGVAGGITCVDLSPIAVQRMRDRLAAQGTDGVEVVAADMLDLPFVIEKGTMW; encoded by the exons ATGGCCGCCGCCGACGACGTCGCCCcccgcgccgcctccgcctaCCTGGACCCCACCTACTG GGACCAACGGTTCGGGAAGGAGGAGCACTACGAGTGGTTCAAGGACTTCTCCCACTTCCGCCACCTCCTCGCCCCACTCCTCTCCCCCTCCGTCTCG GTTCTCGAGGTCGGGTGCGGCAACTCGCGGCTCGGGGAGGAGCTCCTGCGGGAGGGCGTCGCCGGCGGCATCACCTGCGTCGACCTCTCCCCCATCGCCGTCCAGCGGATGCGCGACCGCCTGGCGGCTCAGGGCACCGACG gagtggaggtggtggcggcagaCATGCTTGACCTGCCCTTCGTGATCGAGAAGGGAACCATG TGGTGA
- the LOC133887497 gene encoding uncharacterized protein LOC133887497 isoform X2, which produces MAAADDVAPRAASAYLDPTYWDQRFGKEEHYEWFKDFSHFRHLLAPLLSPSVSVLEVGCGNSRLGEELLREGVAGGITCVDLSPIAVQRMRDRLAAQGTDGVEVVAADMLDLPFVIEKGTMDVLFVDSGDPWNPNPATVTNVMKMLEGIHRVLKPAGVFVSITFGQPHFRH; this is translated from the exons ATGGCCGCCGCCGACGACGTCGCCCcccgcgccgcctccgcctaCCTGGACCCCACCTACTG GGACCAACGGTTCGGGAAGGAGGAGCACTACGAGTGGTTCAAGGACTTCTCCCACTTCCGCCACCTCCTCGCCCCACTCCTCTCCCCCTCCGTCTCG GTTCTCGAGGTCGGGTGCGGCAACTCGCGGCTCGGGGAGGAGCTCCTGCGGGAGGGCGTCGCCGGCGGCATCACCTGCGTCGACCTCTCCCCCATCGCCGTCCAGCGGATGCGCGACCGCCTGGCGGCTCAGGGCACCGACG gagtggaggtggtggcggcagaCATGCTTGACCTGCCCTTCGTGATCGAGAAGGGAACCATG GATGTACTGTTTGTGGACAGTGGTGATCCATGGAACCCCAACCCTGCGACAGTAACTAATGTGATGAAAATGCTTGAAGGTATCCACAGGGTTTTGAAGCCAGCAGGCGTATTTGTATCAATCACCTTTGGACAG CCACACTTTCGACATTGA
- the LOC133887497 gene encoding uncharacterized protein LOC133887497 isoform X1 gives MAAADDVAPRAASAYLDPTYWDQRFGKEEHYEWFKDFSHFRHLLAPLLSPSVSVLEVGCGNSRLGEELLREGVAGGITCVDLSPIAVQRMRDRLAAQGTDGVEVVAADMLDLPFVIEKGTMDVLFVDSGDPWNPNPATVTNVMKMLEGIHRVLKPAGVFVSITFGQDTITFGR, from the exons ATGGCCGCCGCCGACGACGTCGCCCcccgcgccgcctccgcctaCCTGGACCCCACCTACTG GGACCAACGGTTCGGGAAGGAGGAGCACTACGAGTGGTTCAAGGACTTCTCCCACTTCCGCCACCTCCTCGCCCCACTCCTCTCCCCCTCCGTCTCG GTTCTCGAGGTCGGGTGCGGCAACTCGCGGCTCGGGGAGGAGCTCCTGCGGGAGGGCGTCGCCGGCGGCATCACCTGCGTCGACCTCTCCCCCATCGCCGTCCAGCGGATGCGCGACCGCCTGGCGGCTCAGGGCACCGACG gagtggaggtggtggcggcagaCATGCTTGACCTGCCCTTCGTGATCGAGAAGGGAACCATG GATGTACTGTTTGTGGACAGTGGTGATCCATGGAACCCCAACCCTGCGACAGTAACTAATGTGATGAAAATGCTTGAAGGTATCCACAGGGTTTTGAAGCCAGCAGGCGTATTTGTATCAATCACCTTTGGACAG GACACCATCACTTTTGGAAGATGA
- the LOC133886969 gene encoding transcription factor MYB60-like — MGRPPCCDNGVGVKKGPWTPEEDIVLVSYIQQHGPGNWRSVPENTGLMRCSKSCRLRWTNYLRPGIKRGNFTPHEEGIIIHLQALLGNKWAAIASYLPQRTDNDIKNYWNTHLKKKVKRLQTQPAEYFQTTPSNAVTSSNYYSPGSTHHKLQAMQAMNNYPTCSSAPSSEATTVSNPFQTWMTPSPATTATCKINMQEFHGEGAASIVCKDQTVGGDDKSSPLEMVAPVIMGSSTATFSLLEDWLLDDMPGQAIDGLMGISAGCCADPIMF, encoded by the exons ATGGGGAGGCCTCCTTGCTGCGACAACGGCGTCGGCGTCAAGAAAGGGCCGTGGACGCCGGAGGAGGACATCGTCCTCGTCTCCTACATCCAGCAGCACGGCCCCGGGAACTGGCGGTCCGTGCCCGAGAACACCG GGTTGATGAGGTGCAGCAAGAGCTGCAGGCTGCGGTGGACGAATTACCTCAGGCCCGGGATTAAGCGCGGGAACTTCACCCCACATGAGGAAGGGATCATCATCCACCTTCAGGCTTTACTTGGCAACAA GTGGGCAGCCATAGCCTCCTACCTACCTCAAAGAACagacaatgacatcaagaactACTGGAACACACACCTCAAGAAGAAGGTGAAGAGGCTGCAAACACAACCAGCTGAATACTTCCAAACCACCCCCTCCAATGCGGTAACCAGCTCAAACTACTACAGCCCTGGCAGCACCCACCACAAACTTCAAGCCATGCAAGCCATGAACAACTACCCCACATGTAGCAGTGCACCAAGCAGTGAGGCTACTACCGTCTCGAATCCCTTTCAGACATGGATGACGCCATCACCAGCAACAACAGCTACTTGCAAGATCAACATGCAAGAGTTCCACGGCGAAGGGGCAGCTTCCATTGTTTGCAAGGATCAAACTGTGGGCGGTGACGATAAGTCATCGCCGTTGGAGATGGTGGCACCGGTAATCATGGGTTCGAGCACCGCAACCTTCTCTCTGCTTGAGGACTGGCTGCTCGACGACATGCCGGGGCAGGCCATTGATGGACTCATGGGGATCTCTGCTGGCTGCTGTGCAGATCCCATCATGTTCTAG
- the LOC133886970 gene encoding actin-related protein 2/3 complex subunit 5A-like codes for MASSAEYPAADENLEAIITRIEQKSRKIETLLKQSKPVEALKTALEGSPLKTRDERCKSANWIVVHRAMMAIRDVDGMFNSLDPEYYDILMKYLYRGLSTGDRPTCDQCLKIHEKLTEKAGLGCILRSLADTVNTV; via the exons ATGGCTTCGTCGGCGGAGTACCCCGCCGCCGACGAGAACCTGGAGGCCATCATCACCCGCATCGAGCAGAAGTCCCGCAAGATCGAGACCCTCCTCAAGCA GTCGAAGCCGGTGGAGGCCCTGAAGACGGCGCTCGAGGGCTCGCCCCTCAAGACCCGCGACGAGCGATGCAAG TCGGCGAACTGGATTGTGGTGCACCGCGCGATGATGGCGATCAGGGACGTCGACGGAATGTTCAACTCCCTGGATCCAGAGTACTACGACATCCTCATGAA GTACCTTTATAGAGGTTTATCTACGGGGGACAGGCCAACATGTGACCAGTGcctcaaaattcatgaaaaactGACTGAGAAGGCAGGCTTAGGATGTATATTGCGGTCACTTGCTGATACTGTAAACACTGTATGA